The following coding sequences lie in one Spinacia oleracea cultivar Varoflay chromosome 1, BTI_SOV_V1, whole genome shotgun sequence genomic window:
- the LOC110793233 gene encoding pentatricopeptide repeat-containing protein At4g20740, with protein MAPQPPPPANPSKFYFYYGKRKPSQNRPTVYGGLFSNRQTLNPNNPNFPNSNNNHPQSQNPSNFTLQNWDPDSPNAPKPFHPKTPSENFFHIAQKLSPIARYICDSFRKHQRWGSQVIADLSKLRRVKPNLVAEVLKVHDDPTVCSKFFHWAGNQKGYQHTYLSYNAFAYCLNRLNRFRAADQIPELMHMQGRPPSEKQFEILIRMHADNNRGLRVYYVYEKMKKFEVKPRVFLYNRIMDALVKTGHLDLAMTVYDDFKKDGLVEETVTYMILIKGLCRGGRIDEMLELLVRMRSLLKPDVFAYTAMIHILVGEMNLDGCLKVWDEMERDKVVPDAMAYTTLISALCKGSRVDKAYELFKGMKKKGDLIDRAIYGALVEGFVADGKVGSALDLLKDMIDSGYRADLSIYNSLIQGLCNLKQLDKAHKLFQVTVNECLQPDFTTVNPMLVSYAESKEMDDFCNLLVQMQKLGSPVIEGLSEFFSQMVEREERLPCTLEVFKYLKNKGYCSVSIYNILLEAMYKSRQTKEALSLFDEMKDSNFAPDSTTYSQAIMCLVDLEDAREACLWYNKIKEMGSMPSIAAYCSLVNGLCKIGEIDAAISLVQDCLANVSNGPMEFKYTLNILHACKANDADKVIEVVNEMLEQEFIPNEIIYCAVISGMCKHGTIEEARKVFSSMKEQKYLSEANMILYDDMLIEHMKKKTAELVLSGLKFFGLESKLKSKGSTLLPA; from the coding sequence atggcACCACAACCTCCACCACCCGCCAACCCCAGCAAATTCTACTTCTACTATGGCAAAAGAAAGCCCTCTCAGAACAGACCCACCGTCTATGGTGGTCTCTTCTCCAATCGCCAGACCTTAAACCCTAACAATCCCAATTTCCCCAATTCCAACAACAACCACCCTCAATCTCAAAATCCCTCAAATTTTACCCTCCAAAATTGGGACCCAGATTCCCCAAATGccccaaagcccttccaccccAAAACCCCATCTGAGAATTTCTTCCACATTGCCCAGAAACTCTCCCCAATTGCCCGCTACATTTGTGATTCTTTCAGGAAACATCAGAGGTGGGGCTCACAAGTGATCGCCGACCTCTCGAAGCTTCGCCGGGTGAAGCCGAACCTGGTTGCCGAGGTCCTTAAGGTCCATGATGACCCCACCGTTTGTTCCAAGTTCTTCCATTGGGCTGGTAATCAAAAGGGGTATCAACACACTTATCTTTCTTATAATGCATTTGCTTATTGTTTGAATAGGTTGAATAGGTTTAGAGCTGCTGATCAAATACCTGAGCTAATGCATATGCAGGGGAGGCCACCTAGTGAGAAACAGTTTGAGATTTTGATTAGAATGCATGCTGATAATAATAGGGGTCTTAGGGTGTATTATGTGTATGAGAAAATGAAGAAATTCGAGGTGAAACCTCGAGTGTTTTTGTATAATAGGATAATGGATGCGTTAGTTAAGACGGGTCATTTAGACTTGGCAATGACAGTTTATGATGACTTTAAGAAGGATGGGTTGGTGGAAGAGACTGTAACGTATATGATATTGATTAAGGGTTTATGTAGGGGTGGGAGGATAGACGAGATGTTGGAGCTTTTGGTACGAATGAGGAGTTTGTTAAAGCCAGATGTTTTTGCATACACGGCTATGATTCATATATTAGTGGGAGAGATGAATTTGGATGGGTGCTTGAAGGTTTGGGATGAAATGGAAAGGGATAAAGTTGTGCCTGATGCTATGGCTTATACGACTTTGATTTCAGCATTGTGTAAAGGGAGTCGGGTGGATAAAGCCTATGAGTTATTTAAGGGTATGAAGAAAAAAGGAGACTTGATTGATAGAGCTATTTATGGTGCACTGGTGGAAGGTTTTGTGGCTGATGGCAAGGTTGGTTCAGCCCTTGATCTTTTAAAGGATATGATTGATTCTGGATATAGGGCGGATTTGTCGATCTATAATTCCTTGATACAGGGCTTGTGTAATTTAAAACAGCTTGACAAGGCTCATAAGCTTTTCCAAGTAACAGTTAATGAGTGTCTGCAACCAGATTTCACAACTGTGAATCCAATGTTGGTGTCTTATGCAGAATCAAAAGAAATGGATGATTTCTGCAATTTGCTTGTGCAGATGCAGAAATTAGGATCACCAGTTATTGAAGGTCTTTCTGAATTCTTCTCTCAGATGGTTGAAAGGGAAGAGAGATTGCCTTGCACTTTAGAAGTGTTCAAATATTTAAAAAACAAAGGCTACTGTAGTGTTTCAATATACAATATTCTTCTGGAAGCTATGTACAAGAGTAGACAAACAAAGGAAGCATTGTCCCTCTTCGACGAAATGAAGGATTCTAACTTTGCACCCGATTCAACTACTTATAGTCAAGCAATTATGTGTCTTGTTGATCTTGAGGATGCCAGAGAGGCATGTCTTTGgtataataaaataaaagagaTGGGCTCCATGCCTTCCATTGCAGCCTATTGCTCTCTGGTGAACGGGCTTTGCAAAATAGGAGAGATTGATGCAGCAATTTCACTAGTCCAGGACTGCTTGGCTAATGTCAGCAATGGACCTATGGAGTTCAAATACACTCTAAATATTCTACATGCTTGCAAAGCAAATGATGCTGACAAGGTCATTGAAGTAGTTAACGAGATGTTAGAACAAGAATTCATACCTAATGAAATTATATACTGTGCTGTTATCTCTGGAATGTGCAAGCATGGAACAATAGAGGAGGCTAGGAAGGTATTTTCTAGTATGAAGGAGCAAAAATATCTATCCGAGGCCAATATGATTTTATATGATGACATGCTTATTGAACACATGAAAAAGAAAACAGCCGAACTGGTGCTGTCAGGATTGAAGTTCTTTGGACTAGAATCCAAACTGAAATCAAAAGGATCAACGTTGCTGCCAGCTTAA
- the LOC110793232 gene encoding uncharacterized protein, with protein sequence MAALSSITSNSLSPTLYPTQQPLHVAFPTSLRSSAVRFSGELDRRRMRGVSVITRAGPTTNQFIFAFVFPLSLLAITVVTALRIGDRLEQKFLEELAMNEAIREAEEENDDGTEVVIPRKEEPALPRARNRPKREV encoded by the exons ATGGCAGCTTTGAGTAGTATCACCTCTAATTCTCTCTCTCCTACTCTCTACCCCACACAACAACCACTTCACGTCGCTTTTCCGACTTCTCTCCGCTCATCAGCCGTTCGATTTTCCGGCGAATTAGACCGCCGGCGAATGAGAGGAGTCAGTGTAATCACTCGTGCTGGCCCAACCACTAACCAGTTCATATTCGCTTTTGTATTCCCACTCTCTCTCCTCGCCATTACTGTCGTCACGGCTTTACGAATTGGCGATAGACTTGAGCAGAAGTTTCTCGAAGAG CTTGCCATGAATGAAGCGATAAGAGAAGCAGAGGAAGAGAACGATGATGGCACTGAAGTAGTGATCCCAAGAAAAGAAGAACCTGCACTTCCCAGAGCTCGCAATAGGCCAAAGCGTGAAGTTTGA